A stretch of the Enterobacter mori genome encodes the following:
- a CDS encoding AzlC family ABC transporter permease: MKHHLSCLKGDTIKAIILVCLAVGVVGMSYGSLAMAYGFPLWVPFVLSLTVLAGASEFMFIGIVASGGNPLAAAAAGLLVNARHVPFGVTVRELVGKRGLSFLGCHIMNDESVVFGLSQKTAEQRKAAYWLCGLGVAIIWPLGALLGALVGKLLPDPETIGLDAVFPAILLALVVPAFKNRTTLIRACSGAVLSLAAVPFAPVGLPVLLSLLGLAARKK, translated from the coding sequence ATGAAGCATCATCTCTCCTGCCTGAAAGGCGACACGATAAAAGCAATCATCCTGGTTTGCCTCGCGGTGGGCGTGGTCGGGATGTCCTATGGCTCGCTGGCGATGGCCTACGGTTTCCCGCTGTGGGTGCCGTTTGTGCTCTCCCTTACCGTGCTGGCGGGCGCATCGGAATTTATGTTTATCGGCATTGTGGCGAGCGGCGGCAATCCGCTGGCGGCTGCGGCTGCCGGTTTGCTGGTCAACGCCCGCCACGTGCCGTTTGGCGTGACGGTGCGGGAACTGGTGGGCAAGCGCGGCCTGAGCTTTTTGGGCTGCCACATCATGAACGACGAAAGCGTGGTCTTTGGCCTGTCGCAGAAAACCGCCGAGCAGCGTAAAGCGGCCTACTGGCTGTGCGGTTTGGGCGTGGCAATCATCTGGCCGCTGGGCGCGCTGCTGGGTGCCCTGGTCGGCAAACTGCTGCCAGACCCGGAAACCATTGGGCTGGACGCGGTTTTCCCCGCTATTTTGCTGGCGTTAGTGGTACCGGCGTTTAAAAACCGCACCACGCTGATCCGCGCCTGTAGCGGTGCCGTATTGTCGCTGGCCGCCGTGCCGTTTGCCCCGGTCGGCCTGCCGGTGCTGCTCTCTTTACTCGGCCTCGCCGCGAGGAAAAAATAA
- a CDS encoding PTS fructose-like transporter subunit IIBC, translating to MTSLRLVAITNCPAGIAHTYMVAEALERKARALGHTIQVETQGSSGVENHLSDEAIREADYVILATGRGLSADDRARFAGKQVFQIPISHALKNIDAIFDNLSTQSQRFAADTGVKLGKQDVQKGSVMSHLMAGVSAALPFVIGGGILVALANMLVQLGLPYTDMAKGAPSFAWVVESIGYLGFTFMIPIMGAYIALSIGDKPAFAPAFLVCYLANDKGLLGTQSGAGFLGAVVLGLAIGYFVLWFRKLRLGKALQPLLGSMLIPFVTLLVFGVLTYYAIGPLMSDLMGGLLHLLNTIPPSMKLGAAFLVGAMLAFDMGGPVNKTAWFFCFSLLEKHIYDWYAIVGVVALMPPVAAGIATYLAPKLFTEQEKAAASSAIVVGATVATEPAIPYALAAPLPMLTANTLSGGIAGMLTLSFGLQRLAPGLGVFDPLIGLMSPAGAFYLVLGIGLAINITLIIVLKGWWLKRKAARQEVAHEH from the coding sequence ATGACGTCCTTACGATTAGTCGCCATCACCAACTGTCCGGCAGGTATTGCGCACACCTATATGGTGGCCGAGGCGCTGGAGCGAAAGGCGCGAGCTTTAGGGCATACCATTCAGGTTGAGACCCAGGGTTCCAGCGGGGTGGAAAATCATTTGAGCGATGAGGCTATCCGTGAAGCGGACTACGTGATTCTGGCAACCGGTCGCGGGCTTAGCGCCGACGATCGCGCCCGTTTTGCCGGAAAGCAGGTTTTCCAGATCCCAATTTCACACGCGCTGAAGAATATCGATGCTATTTTTGACAACTTATCCACTCAGTCGCAGCGTTTCGCCGCCGATACCGGCGTAAAGCTGGGCAAACAGGATGTGCAGAAAGGCAGCGTGATGAGCCACCTGATGGCGGGCGTCTCTGCCGCGCTGCCGTTTGTGATCGGCGGCGGTATTCTGGTGGCGCTCGCCAATATGCTGGTCCAGCTTGGCCTGCCCTATACCGATATGGCGAAAGGTGCGCCTTCGTTTGCCTGGGTGGTGGAGTCCATCGGTTATCTCGGCTTTACCTTTATGATCCCTATTATGGGCGCGTACATCGCCCTGTCGATTGGCGATAAACCGGCATTCGCACCGGCTTTTCTGGTGTGTTATCTGGCGAACGATAAAGGGCTGCTCGGCACGCAGTCCGGCGCGGGCTTCCTTGGCGCAGTCGTGCTGGGGCTGGCAATAGGCTACTTCGTGCTGTGGTTTCGCAAGCTCAGGCTCGGCAAGGCGCTGCAGCCGCTGCTCGGCTCGATGCTGATCCCGTTTGTGACGCTTCTCGTCTTCGGTGTGCTGACTTACTACGCGATCGGCCCGTTGATGTCCGATCTGATGGGCGGCCTGCTGCACCTCCTCAATACCATTCCACCGTCGATGAAGCTTGGCGCGGCGTTCCTCGTGGGCGCGATGCTGGCGTTTGATATGGGCGGCCCGGTCAATAAAACCGCGTGGTTTTTCTGCTTCTCGCTGCTGGAAAAACACATCTACGACTGGTACGCCATCGTCGGCGTGGTGGCGCTGATGCCGCCCGTTGCCGCAGGTATCGCCACTTATCTGGCACCGAAGCTGTTTACCGAACAGGAAAAAGCGGCGGCCAGCAGCGCCATCGTGGTAGGTGCTACCGTCGCCACCGAACCGGCAATCCCCTACGCGCTGGCGGCGCCGCTGCCGATGCTTACCGCGAATACCCTCAGCGGCGGCATTGCGGGCATGCTGACCCTCTCGTTTGGCCTCCAGCGTCTCGCGCCGGGGCTGGGCGTGTTTGACCCGCTGATTGGCCTGATGTCTCCGGCGGGCGCGTTCTATCTGGTGCTGGGCATCGGTCTGGCGATAAACATTACGTTAATTATCGTGTTAAAGGGCTGGTGGCTGAAGCGTAAAGCCGCCCGTCAGGAGGTTGCACATGAACATTGA
- a CDS encoding aminopeptidase, with translation MNIELLKSLCDASAVSGDEQEVRTILIDALQRHADEITFDGLGSVIARKGSRGPKVAIVGHMDEVGFMVTHITEAGFIRFDTVGGWWSQSMLNHRVTLRTREGKKIPGIIGSVAPHALSEKQKQQPMNIDEMFIDIGANSREEVEKCGIRMGDFVSPEANFARWGEDKIVAKALDNRVGCALMAELLIGVNNPNIRLYGVGSVEEEVGLRGAQTSAECVKPDVVIVLDTAVAGDVPGIDGVKYPLKVGHGPGVMLFDKRYFPNQKLLALLKQSAETAQAPLQFSTMKTGATDGGRYNVMGGGRPVVALCLPTRYLHANSGMISQKDYDAALDMVHDLLMSLDETQVAALTDFR, from the coding sequence ATGAACATTGAGTTACTGAAATCGCTCTGCGATGCCAGCGCGGTCAGCGGCGATGAGCAGGAAGTCCGCACCATCCTGATCGACGCCCTGCAACGCCATGCCGACGAAATCACCTTCGACGGGCTGGGCAGCGTCATCGCCCGCAAAGGTTCACGCGGGCCGAAGGTGGCTATCGTCGGGCATATGGATGAAGTGGGCTTTATGGTCACCCACATCACCGAGGCGGGGTTTATCCGGTTTGACACCGTCGGCGGCTGGTGGAGCCAGTCGATGCTTAACCATCGGGTCACCCTCCGCACCCGTGAAGGCAAGAAAATCCCGGGCATTATCGGGTCCGTTGCGCCCCATGCGCTGAGCGAAAAGCAGAAACAGCAGCCGATGAATATTGATGAGATGTTTATCGATATTGGCGCGAACAGCCGCGAAGAGGTAGAAAAATGCGGCATCCGGATGGGCGATTTTGTCAGCCCCGAGGCCAACTTTGCCCGCTGGGGAGAGGACAAAATCGTCGCCAAAGCGCTGGATAACCGCGTGGGCTGCGCCCTGATGGCCGAACTGCTGATCGGCGTCAATAACCCCAATATCCGCCTGTACGGCGTGGGCAGCGTCGAGGAAGAGGTTGGCTTACGCGGGGCGCAAACCTCCGCCGAGTGCGTCAAACCCGACGTGGTTATCGTGCTCGATACCGCCGTCGCGGGCGATGTGCCCGGCATCGACGGCGTGAAATATCCGCTGAAAGTCGGCCACGGCCCCGGCGTGATGCTGTTCGATAAACGCTATTTCCCTAACCAGAAGCTGCTTGCTTTACTCAAACAGAGCGCGGAAACCGCGCAAGCGCCGCTGCAGTTCAGCACCATGAAAACCGGTGCGACCGACGGCGGGCGTTATAACGTGATGGGCGGCGGGCGGCCGGTGGTGGCGCTTTGTCTGCCAACACGGTATTTGCATGCCAACAGCGGTATGATCTCCCAAAAGGATTATGACGCGGCGCTGGACATGGTGCATGACCTGCTGATGTCGCTTGATGAAACGCAGGTCGCCGCGCTAACGGATTTTCGCTAA
- a CDS encoding PTS fructose transporter subunit IIA: MAHLTADCIDLNIQGNSPYSILKTLADMAWKNGFVSDRGAFLQTLLLREKLHSTGFGSGVAVPHGKSPVVKQPFVLFARNASGVDWKASDGEAVTCWICLGVPQQGEDGQVKLIGTLCRKIIHAEFISQLKQGGQEQILTLLNQTLSE, encoded by the coding sequence ATGGCGCACCTGACAGCCGACTGTATCGACCTCAATATTCAGGGCAACAGCCCCTATTCCATCCTCAAAACGCTGGCAGACATGGCCTGGAAAAATGGCTTCGTCAGCGACCGCGGCGCGTTCTTACAAACGCTTCTGTTGCGCGAAAAGCTGCACTCCACCGGCTTTGGCTCGGGTGTCGCCGTCCCCCACGGCAAAAGCCCTGTGGTAAAGCAGCCCTTCGTGCTGTTTGCGCGTAACGCCTCGGGCGTCGACTGGAAAGCCAGCGACGGCGAAGCGGTAACCTGCTGGATCTGCCTTGGCGTGCCGCAACAGGGGGAAGACGGACAGGTGAAGCTGATTGGCACCCTGTGCCGGAAGATTATTCACGCGGAATTTATCTCACAGCTCAAACAGGGCGGTCAGGAGCAGATCCTCACGCTGCTCAACCAGACGCTGAGCGAATAA
- a CDS encoding putative frv operon regulatory protein produces the protein MLNERQFALLDALESQPAALSGLAQHTGVSARTILRDIDYINFTLSGTARIRATGSALYQLDIADRKQYFRLLQRHDNDDRLLALLLIHPVMSRAQLADALNLPDAWIAERLPRLRQRYARAFLLASRPGAGYFIDVDPDKRLILLANLFKKDPLVFPLAGIAPATLPMLHAHCQCLTAWPDIQTDYRVSVVLAGYALRQQLPASAGASGSDALRDCCERTGIWLSPTVINIIAITLSRLQQRASGITSEYVAERLARLSTVGQPQIIDAQLKDDLTAHLKRCVAMPNWLPESRPGSMNNLKAAWPAAFDLSVKFINQLRTEIDIPLIDSDLPGLYFACALERHHSEWTPIVLLADQNAIATINKMAIEREVMNCRVVVAFTPDELAALTEECQPALIVNNSHFLLNDSLRNVLAIRNIITAAGIDQIKDFLASAFIRQQPERFFPPEGAFHYANSASESWEEIIAAITARLLEKQLITKDESQRIAQREREGENLIVNHVAIPHCWSEAAGPFRGYFITLERALYVNGQPVKHALIACASAVNRQELKVFSFLAGMLSSYSPQQIDRVDGYETFIALLR, from the coding sequence ATGCTCAACGAACGTCAGTTTGCTTTACTCGATGCGCTGGAGTCGCAGCCTGCGGCGCTCAGCGGCCTGGCCCAGCATACCGGCGTTTCTGCCCGCACCATCCTGCGGGATATCGACTACATCAATTTCACCCTCAGCGGCACGGCGCGGATCAGGGCGACGGGCAGCGCCCTGTACCAGCTGGATATTGCTGACAGAAAGCAGTATTTCCGGCTGTTGCAGCGCCATGATAATGATGACCGGCTGCTGGCGCTGCTGCTGATCCACCCGGTGATGTCCCGCGCGCAGCTCGCGGATGCGCTTAACCTTCCCGATGCCTGGATCGCCGAGCGTCTTCCGCGACTGCGGCAGCGCTATGCGCGCGCCTTTCTGCTCGCCAGCCGTCCCGGCGCCGGGTACTTCATCGATGTCGACCCGGATAAGCGCCTGATCCTGCTGGCCAACCTGTTTAAAAAGGACCCGCTGGTGTTTCCGCTGGCGGGGATCGCCCCGGCAACCTTGCCCATGCTGCACGCGCACTGCCAGTGCCTGACGGCGTGGCCGGATATTCAGACGGATTATCGTGTCAGCGTGGTACTGGCCGGATACGCCCTGCGCCAGCAGCTTCCCGCTTCAGCCGGTGCCAGCGGTTCTGACGCGCTTCGCGACTGCTGTGAGCGGACAGGGATCTGGCTCAGCCCGACGGTGATTAACATCATCGCCATCACGCTCAGTCGGCTACAACAGCGCGCCAGCGGCATCACGTCAGAGTATGTCGCCGAACGGCTGGCGAGGCTGTCCACCGTTGGGCAGCCGCAGATTATTGACGCTCAGTTGAAAGATGACCTGACCGCACACCTGAAACGGTGCGTGGCCATGCCAAACTGGCTGCCGGAAAGCCGACCCGGCTCTATGAATAATCTCAAGGCCGCGTGGCCTGCCGCGTTTGATCTGAGCGTAAAGTTTATCAACCAGCTGCGCACTGAGATCGACATCCCGCTTATCGACAGCGATCTGCCCGGCCTCTATTTTGCGTGTGCGCTGGAGCGGCACCATAGCGAATGGACGCCCATCGTCCTGCTTGCCGATCAAAACGCCATTGCGACCATCAACAAAATGGCCATTGAGCGAGAGGTGATGAACTGCCGCGTCGTCGTCGCCTTCACGCCCGATGAACTTGCGGCCCTGACGGAAGAATGCCAGCCCGCCCTGATTGTGAATAACAGCCATTTTCTGTTGAATGATTCTCTGCGTAACGTGCTGGCGATCCGCAACATCATTACCGCAGCGGGTATCGATCAGATTAAGGATTTCCTGGCGTCGGCGTTTATTCGCCAGCAGCCCGAGCGCTTTTTCCCGCCCGAGGGGGCTTTTCACTACGCAAACAGCGCCAGCGAGAGCTGGGAAGAAATTATTGCCGCCATTACCGCGCGGCTCCTTGAAAAGCAGCTAATTACCAAAGATGAGTCGCAGCGCATTGCACAGCGCGAACGGGAGGGCGAGAACCTGATCGTCAACCACGTGGCGATCCCGCACTGCTGGAGCGAGGCGGCCGGGCCATTTCGCGGATATTTTATTACGCTGGAGCGCGCGCTTTACGTTAATGGCCAACCCGTGAAGCATGCCCTTATCGCCTGCGCCAGTGCGGTAAACCGGCAGGAACTGAAAGTTTTTAGTTTTCTGGCCGGCATGTTAAGCAGCTATTCGCCGCAGCAGATCGACCGTGTGGACGGCTACGAGACCTTTATTGCGTTATTGCGCTGA
- a CDS encoding AzlD domain-containing protein, with translation MENMTLFILGIAILSAGTYLMRLGGAKLGSRLALSERSQALLSDAATVLLFSVALATTFYEGEHFAGMARVLGVAFAVFLAWRKMPLIVVIIAAAIVTALLRLAGIH, from the coding sequence ATGGAAAACATGACGCTATTTATTCTCGGCATCGCCATTCTCTCGGCGGGAACCTACCTGATGCGCCTTGGCGGAGCGAAGCTTGGCAGTCGGCTGGCCTTGTCCGAACGCTCTCAGGCGCTGCTGTCGGATGCGGCGACGGTGCTGCTGTTTTCCGTGGCGCTGGCAACCACCTTCTATGAAGGGGAGCATTTCGCCGGCATGGCCCGCGTGCTCGGCGTGGCCTTTGCGGTGTTTTTAGCCTGGCGAAAAATGCCGCTGATCGTGGTGATTATCGCGGCGGCAATCGTGACGGCGCTGCTGCGGCTGGCCGGTATACATTGA